From the Girardinichthys multiradiatus isolate DD_20200921_A chromosome 22, DD_fGirMul_XY1, whole genome shotgun sequence genome, one window contains:
- the LOC124858875 gene encoding 5-hydroxytryptamine receptor 1D isoform X2 yields the protein MDDLDGFRSPLQAAWINASRTEGGLAKQTRLFLEALLVVMCLGAVIGNVLVIVIVAATRTLHAVTSVLILNLAISDLLVGIGVMPFVAMSIINTGWVHCSVLCLFVGYSSTVYCTASVLTLTAIALDRYYSIMDCLRYNSRCTLWRTCAVVLWIWFQALVVCSPPLLGWSSVTYVIPMYNCATTWGSTLSYTAFIATLTYLIPAVVILFCYLNIIMVARSHARRIHSLEDSIQRSRSPCAPWDSSHQCCRNLQRPWRVTCHINKVSQISKEGENISQVVQETPTQQRKNQQHHHHHGAMRLLLIISAFFLCWTPYICVALVQATETAITGRSTLVPDSVITFSYWLMLLSSDVNPLLYALLSQRFQIALQGLVHKIRAYLWIVLGREWEVRAEGDDVRNSDPCTLITAHPSSHSSTESLNCDNSKYSSIFTVSTDFKSHSEVLVCDAYHYEKNTSSVCQDAACDKTHNLQVPSRPQEGNRLPFSALTSEPQATFFFGPITVTVEHDVC from the exons GCAATGTTCTTGTTATCGTTATTGTGGCTGCTACCAGGACCCTCCATGCAGTGACGTCTGTGCTGATCCTTAACCTGGCTATCAGTGACCTCCTGGTAGGCATCGGAGTCATGCCTTTTGTTGCTATGTCCATCATAAACACCGGATGGGTGCATTGTTCT GTTCTCTGTTTATTTGTCGGATACTCCTCCACTGTGTACTGCACAGCATCCGTACTCACACTGACTGCTATTGCTCTTGACCGCTATTACTCCATCATGGACTGCCTACGCTACAATTCCCGCTGCACCCTGTGGAGGACTTGTGCTGTCGTCCTGTGGATCTGGTTTCAGGCCCTGGTCGTCTGCAGCCCTCCTCTGCTAGGCTGGAGCTCTGTCACCTATGTGATCCCCATGTATAACTGTGCAACCACCTGGGGCAGCACTCTTAGCTACACAGCCTTCATCGCTACTCTCACCTATCTCATACCTGCAGTGGTGATCCTCTTCTGCTATCTGAACATCATCATGGTGGCCCGCAGCCACGCCCGGAGGATTCATTCACTGGAGGACTCCATCCAGCGTAGCAGGTCCCCCTGTGCTCCATGGGATTCATCCCACCAGTGCTGCAGGAACCTCCAGAGACCCTGGAGAGTTACATGTCACATAAACAAGGTATCTCAGATCAGTAAAGAGGGAGAGAATATCAGCCAGGTTGTTCAGGAAACTCCAACACAGCAGAGAAAAAACCagcaacaccaccaccaccacggAGCGATGCGCCTCCTCCTGATCATCTCagctttcttcctctgctggaCACCCTACATATGTGTTGCTCTAGTTCAGGCCACAGAAACTGCGATTACAGGCCGGTCCACCCTCGTGCCAGACTCTGTCATCACCTTCTCCTACTGGCTTATGTTGCTCAGCTCTGATGTCAATCCTTTGTTGTATGCTCTGCTCAGCCAGCGTTTCCAGATCGCTCTTCAGGGACTTGTGCACAAAATAAGAGCTTATCTGTGGATCGTGCTGGGCAGAGAATGGGAGGTCAGAGCAGAGGGGGATGATGTCAGAAACAGTGACCCCTGCACCCTGATCACTGCCCATCCCAGTTCACATTCCAGCACTGAAAGTTTGAACTGTGACAACTCAAAATACTCCtctattttcactgttagcactGACTTCAAAAGTCACTCTGAGGTGCTTGTATGTGATGCGTACCACTATGAAAAAAACACTTCCTCTGTGTGCCAGGATGCTGCTTGTGACAAGACACACAATCTGCAGGTCCCTTCTCGTCCTCAAGAGGGCAACAGACTTCCGTTCTCTGCATTAACCAGTGAGCCGCAGGCCACTTTTTTCTTCGGCCCGATCACAGTGACGGTGGAGCATGATGTCTGTTAG